A window of the Armatimonadota bacterium genome harbors these coding sequences:
- a CDS encoding class I SAM-dependent methyltransferase, whose protein sequence is MSGSREATGKRLSFRDPDGSLVELDGEVLRIVREGAAERVRTFLESPLFRGLVDEGLLVPTWPAQTEPPGQEPACGANAAGERPLVLRHETVEFPSYPHEWPAEMLWEAGRLTLELCERSLEFGFGLKDATPYNVLFRGPRPVFVDVLSFEPREPGDFVWTAYGQFVRTFLLPLALWRWARVPPAVVFSAYREGLAPEQAVRWLGTWARLRPPVLTLATLPHWLAGWADRMGERLHRRRIGDAEVAGHVLRRLFRGLRDQLERLQPPASRDSEWARYEEAIPPQARRAKHDWVVGTLRRLAPKTVLDLGCNTGSLAQAAAGTGARVVAVDRDPVVVGLAWRRAASVGCDVLPLVVDVARSTPALGWRNLECRSFLDRAQGRFDCVLMLALIHHLAVTEHIPVGEVAALTRDLTRRFALVEFVPQDDPMFCRLVRGRDTLFASWTQETFEAAFRQWFDIVDVAEIPGSARRLYCMVRRD, encoded by the coding sequence ATGAGCGGATCCCGGGAGGCGACGGGCAAGCGGCTGTCCTTCCGCGACCCTGACGGATCACTGGTCGAACTCGACGGCGAAGTCCTCCGGATCGTCCGCGAAGGGGCGGCAGAACGTGTCCGCACGTTCCTGGAGAGTCCCCTGTTTCGCGGGCTGGTGGACGAGGGTCTGCTGGTTCCCACCTGGCCGGCACAGACGGAGCCACCGGGGCAGGAGCCAGCCTGCGGAGCGAACGCTGCTGGCGAGCGTCCCCTCGTCTTGCGGCACGAGACGGTCGAGTTCCCTTCGTATCCGCACGAGTGGCCGGCGGAGATGCTGTGGGAGGCGGGCCGGCTGACCCTGGAGCTCTGCGAGCGCAGCCTGGAGTTCGGTTTCGGTCTGAAGGACGCCACGCCATATAACGTGCTGTTCCGCGGTCCGAGGCCGGTGTTCGTGGATGTCCTTTCCTTCGAACCTCGCGAACCCGGGGACTTCGTGTGGACCGCCTACGGGCAGTTCGTGCGGACGTTTTTGCTGCCGTTGGCGTTGTGGCGCTGGGCCCGCGTTCCGCCCGCCGTGGTGTTCTCCGCCTACCGGGAGGGGCTTGCGCCGGAGCAGGCGGTCCGCTGGCTGGGGACGTGGGCGCGGCTCCGGCCGCCGGTGCTGACGCTTGCCACCTTGCCGCACTGGTTGGCCGGTTGGGCCGACCGGATGGGGGAACGGCTGCACCGCCGGCGCATCGGGGACGCGGAGGTAGCCGGCCACGTGCTGCGCAGGCTGTTCCGCGGCCTGCGGGACCAACTGGAGCGCCTCCAGCCGCCCGCGAGCCGGGACTCCGAGTGGGCCCGCTACGAGGAGGCGATTCCGCCCCAGGCGCGGCGAGCGAAGCACGACTGGGTGGTCGGCACCCTGCGCCGTCTGGCGCCCAAGACGGTGCTGGACCTCGGGTGCAACACAGGTTCGCTGGCGCAGGCAGCCGCCGGGACCGGAGCGCGGGTGGTCGCCGTGGACCGCGACCCGGTGGTTGTGGGCCTGGCCTGGCGGCGCGCGGCGAGCGTTGGCTGCGACGTCCTGCCCCTTGTGGTGGACGTGGCGCGCTCCACCCCCGCATTGGGCTGGCGGAACCTGGAATGCCGGAGTTTCTTGGACCGCGCACAGGGCCGCTTCGACTGCGTCCTCATGCTCGCCCTGATCCACCACCTGGCGGTCACCGAGCACATCCCCGTTGGGGAGGTGGCGGCCCTCACGCGCGACCTGACCAGGCGCTTTGCGCTGGTAGAGTTCGTGCCCCAAGACGATCCCATGTTTTGCAGGCTCGTGCGGGGACGGGACACGCTGTTCGCAAGTTGGACTCAGGAGACCTTCGAGGCTGCCTTCCGGCAGTGGTTCGACATCGTGGACGTCGCGGAGATCCCCGGCAGCGCAAGGCGGCTGTACTGCATGGTGCGGAGGGACTGA
- a CDS encoding thioredoxin family protein: MTFLKPQDVQALRERFQQQLVGDVALTLFTTSHAGLALPGTDCQTCEATQRLLEEVAAADPRIRLQVRSIVTDAEQARAAGVEGIPAILIGEHGRARYYGIPAGLEFAVLVEGLVAASRGDSGLRPQTRQALAHLERDVHIRVFVTPTCPYCPRLARLAHAMAQESERVRADVVEAMEFPALADRYAVVGVPKVVINETYGFEGARPEEVLLQHALEAAGAVQAPVQA; encoded by the coding sequence GTGACCTTCTTGAAGCCGCAAGACGTGCAGGCGTTGCGCGAGCGTTTCCAGCAGCAACTCGTGGGCGACGTTGCCCTCACCCTGTTCACCACGTCCCACGCGGGGCTGGCCTTGCCCGGGACCGACTGCCAGACCTGCGAGGCGACCCAGCGCCTGCTGGAGGAGGTGGCAGCGGCGGATCCCCGAATCCGACTGCAGGTCCGCAGCATCGTGACCGACGCCGAACAGGCGCGCGCCGCGGGCGTGGAAGGGATCCCGGCCATCCTCATCGGCGAGCACGGGCGGGCACGTTACTATGGGATCCCCGCGGGGCTGGAGTTCGCGGTGCTGGTGGAGGGACTCGTGGCCGCCTCCCGCGGCGACAGCGGGCTGAGGCCACAGACCCGCCAAGCTCTCGCGCACCTGGAGCGCGACGTGCACATCCGGGTGTTCGTCACCCCCACCTGCCCCTACTGCCCCCGACTGGCCCGCCTGGCCCACGCCATGGCCCAGGAGTCCGAGCGTGTGCGGGCCGACGTGGTGGAGGCCATGGAGTTCCCCGCCCTGGCGGACCGCTACGCGGTAGTCGGCGTCCCCAAGGTGGTGATCAACGAGACTTACGGGTTCGAGGGTGCGAGGCCGGAGGAGGTCCTGTTGCAGCACGCGCTCGAGGCGGCGGGCGCCGTGCAGGCCCCTGTCCAGGCTTGA
- a CDS encoding metal-sensitive transcriptional regulator, with protein sequence MATLRVDEEVTASLLARLRRVEGQVRGLQRMLEEGRDCAEVVQQLAATRSALDRVAMDLVVAGLEQCVRLELDGKPHAQAALRKLRNTMLMLR encoded by the coding sequence GTGGCGACACTTAGGGTCGACGAGGAGGTGACGGCATCCCTGCTGGCGCGCCTGCGCCGCGTCGAAGGGCAGGTGCGCGGCCTACAGCGCATGCTGGAAGAGGGCAGGGACTGCGCCGAAGTGGTCCAGCAGCTGGCCGCGACCCGCTCCGCTTTGGACCGCGTGGCCATGGACCTGGTCGTCGCGGGTCTGGAGCAGTGCGTGCGGCTGGAACTGGATGGCAAGCCCCACGCCCAGGCCGCCCTCCGGAAACTCCGCAATACCATGCTGATGCTGCGCTAG
- a CDS encoding OsmC family protein — MGTRVVLRPEGRYRFRVEMDRPEWTVVVDEPPPLGEGAGPNPTRLLAAAVGHCLASSLRYCLDRSRAVGEVSAAVEVELRRNERGRWRVEKVEVHLDLSGTDSDQRAAVDRCLELFEDFCIVTASVRRGIPVDVRVRVDEEPLTRGGKTGV, encoded by the coding sequence ATGGGCACCCGTGTGGTTCTCAGACCCGAGGGCCGTTACCGGTTCCGGGTAGAGATGGACCGGCCGGAGTGGACCGTGGTGGTGGACGAGCCGCCGCCCTTGGGCGAGGGCGCGGGTCCCAACCCCACGCGGCTGCTGGCGGCAGCGGTGGGGCACTGCCTGGCGAGCAGCCTGCGGTACTGCCTGGACCGCTCGCGTGCCGTCGGGGAGGTGTCCGCGGCCGTGGAGGTGGAACTCCGGCGCAACGAGCGCGGGCGGTGGCGCGTGGAGAAGGTGGAGGTCCACCTGGATCTGTCGGGCACCGACTCCGACCAGCGGGCGGCGGTGGATCGCTGCCTGGAGCTGTTCGAAGACTTCTGCATCGTCACGGCCAGCGTGAGGAGGGGCATTCCGGTCGACGTCCGGGTACGGGTGGACGAAGAACCCCTCACGCGAGGGGGGAAGACAGGGGTGTAG
- a CDS encoding DUF2892 domain-containing protein, with protein sequence MRGCTGTADRVVRVMIGLVALFAGLQQGGSALAYVLYLVAGLGLLTGIVGRCPLYALLGIHTCGQARH encoded by the coding sequence ATGCGTGGGTGTACGGGGACGGCGGATCGGGTGGTGCGCGTGATGATCGGCCTGGTGGCGCTGTTCGCGGGGTTGCAGCAGGGCGGTTCGGCGCTGGCCTACGTGCTGTACCTGGTGGCCGGGTTGGGCCTGCTCACCGGGATCGTGGGTCGCTGCCCCCTGTACGCGCTGCTCGGGATCCACACCTGCGGTCAGGCCCGGCACTGA
- a CDS encoding cbb3-type cytochrome c oxidase subunit I, with protein MGGPPLGRRDFRLFQILVFGWFFAGLGLVSREDVTKSLYLEGGLVLLAGFLAIGHHFWWVSQPPLRLGVGSVFSTLEVLPLFLLLSTALRAGRRGVHVRPSLRWPLWFFVASAIWQFLGSGILGLLINLPVVNCYEHGTFLTVAHGHASFLGAFGFVAVGMGLYAVRHACPDGWSDRRVAAAFWALNVGLFLMVFLSVTPLGVMQLSEAVRVDYAAARSLQFYQRPEALLLNKLRLPGDALIIVGAAALVAEILPKLLRILDLLKPARRSS; from the coding sequence GTGGGTGGTCCACCACTGGGTCGAAGGGATTTTCGCCTTTTCCAGATCCTCGTGTTCGGGTGGTTCTTCGCGGGACTGGGACTGGTAAGCCGCGAGGACGTGACAAAGAGCCTGTACCTGGAAGGCGGCCTGGTCCTCCTCGCGGGCTTTTTGGCCATCGGCCACCACTTCTGGTGGGTCAGCCAGCCGCCGCTGCGGCTGGGGGTGGGTAGCGTCTTCAGCACCCTGGAGGTGCTCCCGCTGTTCCTCCTGCTGAGCACTGCCCTGCGGGCGGGTCGCCGTGGCGTACACGTACGTCCCTCGCTTCGTTGGCCGTTGTGGTTCTTCGTGGCCAGTGCCATCTGGCAGTTTTTGGGTTCGGGGATCCTCGGGCTGCTGATCAACCTCCCCGTGGTGAACTGCTATGAGCACGGCACCTTCCTGACCGTCGCGCACGGCCACGCCTCATTCCTCGGCGCGTTCGGCTTCGTGGCCGTGGGCATGGGACTCTATGCGGTGCGGCACGCATGTCCCGACGGCTGGAGTGACCGCAGGGTGGCCGCGGCGTTCTGGGCTCTCAATGTGGGGCTGTTCCTCATGGTCTTTCTTAGCGTGACGCCGCTAGGGGTCATGCAACTCTCCGAGGCGGTACGTGTCGACTATGCGGCGGCCCGCAGCCTGCAGTTCTACCAGCGGCCCGAGGCACTGCTCCTCAACAAGTTACGGCTTCCAGGCGATGCCCTGATCATCGTCGGGGCGGCAGCCTTGGTCGCTGAGATACTCCCCAAGCTGCTCCGAATCCTCGACTTGCTCAAGCCGGCTCGAAGGAGCTCCTAG
- a CDS encoding MFS transporter: MTRSNLLPPHNGTRAATRFVILMGVVSLFADATYEGARSILGPYLLALGASATGVGFVSGFGELVGYGLRLVSGRLADRTRRFWDFTVGGYALNLLSVPLLALVGRWEVAALLVVVERAGKAIRTPPRDAMLSYAASRVGPGWAFGLHEALDQIGAVAGPLIAAAVLAAGGGLRGGFAALAVPAVLSLLSLARARVQFPQPSRMEDASFPLDLRPRRALGLYLLAAGLVAAGFADFPLLAYHFTRTAVVPQAAVPVLYAFAMATDAVAALVVGRWFDRYGTPVLALGTAATAAFAPLAIFGGPTGAVVGAALWGMGVGLQESVLRAAVVGMVPPDRRGSAFGLFQTVYGVAWFAGSALMGVLYDARPAYLAWFAAITQTPAAALFAAVAAHRR, from the coding sequence ATGACGAGATCGAATCTGCTCCCACCCCACAACGGCACCCGCGCCGCGACGCGGTTCGTGATCCTGATGGGCGTGGTGAGCCTGTTTGCGGATGCCACATACGAGGGCGCACGCAGCATCCTCGGGCCCTACCTGCTCGCCCTGGGCGCTTCCGCCACCGGCGTGGGATTCGTATCGGGGTTCGGGGAACTCGTGGGCTACGGTCTGCGCCTCGTGTCGGGTCGGCTCGCGGATCGAACCCGCCGTTTCTGGGACTTCACCGTCGGGGGCTACGCGCTGAACTTGTTGTCCGTGCCGCTGCTGGCGTTGGTCGGCCGGTGGGAGGTCGCGGCGCTGCTCGTGGTGGTGGAGCGCGCGGGCAAGGCGATACGGACGCCGCCCCGCGATGCCATGCTGTCGTATGCCGCAAGCCGGGTGGGCCCGGGATGGGCGTTCGGGCTGCACGAGGCCCTGGATCAGATCGGAGCGGTGGCCGGTCCCCTCATTGCGGCCGCAGTCCTGGCAGCAGGCGGCGGCCTGCGAGGCGGCTTTGCGGCCCTGGCGGTACCGGCCGTACTCTCCTTGTTGTCGTTGGCCAGGGCCCGTGTCCAGTTCCCGCAGCCCTCTCGAATGGAGGATGCTTCCTTCCCGTTGGACCTGCGCCCGCGTCGTGCCCTGGGCCTGTACCTCCTCGCGGCAGGGCTGGTGGCGGCAGGGTTTGCGGACTTCCCGCTGCTCGCGTACCACTTCACCCGGACGGCCGTCGTCCCGCAGGCTGCCGTCCCCGTTCTATACGCGTTCGCCATGGCCACCGACGCGGTTGCGGCCCTGGTCGTAGGCCGCTGGTTCGACCGATACGGAACACCGGTGCTGGCCCTGGGGACCGCAGCGACCGCTGCCTTTGCGCCCCTGGCCATCTTCGGCGGACCCACAGGGGCGGTCGTGGGTGCAGCCCTGTGGGGTATGGGAGTGGGCCTGCAGGAGTCGGTGCTGCGTGCCGCAGTGGTCGGCATGGTGCCCCCGGACCGGCGCGGGTCCGCGTTCGGGTTGTTCCAGACGGTGTACGGCGTGGCATGGTTCGCAGGTAGCGCCCTGATGGGCGTCCTCTACGACGCACGCCCGGCCTACCTGGCGTGGTTTGCGGCGATCACGCAGACTCCCGCAGCCGCCCTGTTCGCCGCAGTGGCGGCTCATCGGAGGTGA
- a CDS encoding cation:proton antiporter yields MEAVWSTAALWIVLALLAALLGIWLRVSVALTEILVAIAAKWVLGAFGHASFPGARDGWVIFLASAGSVLLTFLAGTELDPDAFRRRWKEATVMGLAGFLAPFLGAAWAARQLLGWSPQASWLAGMALSTTSVAVVYAVLLELGINRTEYGKVVLTACFINDLGTVVALGLLFSPFGLRTAVFVAALLLGLWAAVRIARPLLGRYGGRTSEVEAKFILAVLFALGAVAAWSGSEAVLPAYVLGMALAGTVGRHDELVRRLRTLTFGLLTPFYFIRAGLLVQPSSVAGGLSTFIVLFGAKTFSKFAGVFPLTLAYRYATGEAMYTTLLMSTGLTFGTISALYGLSHGIIDQSQYSFLVTTVVASAVVPTWVADRFFLPAHHTRPAPADLVPAAGGE; encoded by the coding sequence ATGGAGGCGGTCTGGTCGACGGCGGCGCTGTGGATTGTCCTCGCCCTGCTCGCAGCCCTCCTCGGAATCTGGCTGCGGGTATCCGTGGCCCTCACCGAGATCCTGGTGGCGATCGCAGCCAAGTGGGTGCTGGGTGCTTTCGGCCACGCTTCGTTTCCCGGCGCCCGAGACGGCTGGGTGATCTTCCTGGCGAGCGCGGGTTCGGTGCTCCTCACCTTCCTCGCAGGCACCGAACTGGACCCCGATGCCTTCCGACGGCGCTGGAAAGAGGCGACCGTGATGGGGCTGGCCGGATTCCTCGCTCCCTTCCTAGGCGCCGCGTGGGCCGCCCGCCAGCTGCTCGGATGGTCTCCGCAGGCCAGCTGGCTTGCCGGGATGGCCCTCTCGACGACCTCTGTGGCGGTTGTGTACGCGGTGCTGCTGGAACTGGGGATCAACCGCACCGAATACGGCAAGGTCGTCCTGACCGCCTGCTTCATCAACGATCTGGGGACGGTGGTCGCCCTCGGGCTGTTGTTCTCGCCCTTTGGCTTGCGCACCGCGGTGTTCGTGGCTGCTCTCCTGCTCGGACTGTGGGCAGCCGTTCGGATCGCCCGTCCCCTGTTGGGCCGCTACGGAGGACGGACCTCGGAAGTGGAGGCGAAGTTCATCTTGGCGGTGCTGTTCGCCCTGGGTGCGGTGGCCGCCTGGTCGGGGTCCGAGGCCGTCCTCCCGGCCTACGTGTTGGGCATGGCCTTGGCCGGGACAGTGGGGCGCCACGACGAGTTGGTCCGGCGTCTTCGCACACTGACCTTCGGGCTTCTGACCCCCTTCTACTTCATCCGCGCCGGACTGCTGGTGCAGCCATCCTCCGTGGCAGGCGGCCTGAGCACGTTCATCGTCCTGTTCGGCGCCAAGACCTTCAGCAAGTTCGCGGGTGTGTTCCCCCTGACCTTGGCATATCGGTACGCCACGGGCGAGGCGATGTACACCACCCTGCTGATGTCCACGGGGCTTACTTTCGGCACCATCTCGGCGCTGTACGGCCTCAGCCACGGGATCATTGACCAGAGTCAGTACTCGTTCCTCGTGACGACCGTGGTGGCAAGTGCGGTGGTGCCGACCTGGGTGGCCGACCGTTTCTTTTTGCCGGCCCACCACACCCGCCCGGCACCTGCGGACCTGGTCCCGGCTGCGGGAGGCGAGTGA
- a CDS encoding universal stress protein yields the protein MFRRVLVGYDGSEAAGKALLAALDLAGRYRADLVAVAVVRPPEFAELQGEVDAALAQARGPLAESFRWAREQARKVGVPLTLRTEVGHPAEVLVRVAREEGFDLIVLGRRGLTPVQRWMLGSVSERVLRYAHCPVMVVH from the coding sequence ATGTTCCGGCGCGTGCTGGTCGGCTACGACGGCTCTGAGGCTGCCGGCAAGGCGCTGCTGGCGGCCCTCGACCTGGCAGGACGATACCGCGCAGACCTGGTGGCGGTGGCGGTGGTGCGGCCGCCCGAGTTCGCGGAGCTACAGGGCGAGGTGGATGCGGCGCTCGCTCAGGCTCGCGGCCCACTCGCCGAGTCCTTCCGGTGGGCCCGGGAACAGGCTCGCAAGGTCGGCGTCCCGTTGACCCTGCGCACCGAGGTGGGACACCCCGCGGAGGTCCTCGTGCGTGTCGCACGAGAGGAGGGGTTCGACCTCATCGTCCTGGGCCGCCGCGGCCTCACACCGGTGCAGCGGTGGATGCTCGGTTCGGTGTCAGAACGCGTGCTCCGATACGCTCACTGTCCAGTGATGGTGGTCCACTGA
- a CDS encoding DNA mismatch repair protein MutS: protein MQEASILFPTPRPAPLCERPPACLRDLGLDRVVESVAAGREEYGVEAVFYTPLAEPDAVAFRQEVFRDLQHRGVSETVRAFASAMRSVRANLARADQAHYAIETDRWFLDAAHRYAHAVAGLLDGLAALRLQSRGLARFRDRLAAYAASFGFRDLAQTSARLHAELSALRFAVLVRGLRVSVRPYRGEPDYTEVVRSTFERFRQVDSGSYAFEFRESPQLEGVEARILEGVSRLSPDLFARVAEFRRACEPFPPPLVATFDREAHFYLGYLDYLAPLATAGLPFCFPALPSDDGADAFVEGCFDLELAAQLAANGRQPVLNDFSFRPPERALVVTGPNQGGKTTFARAVGQAFYLASLGCPIPGRHAQLPVPDRVFTHFPRGESVYDLRGELEDDLVRIREVLLAATSRSVVIVNEILSSTALQDAQTLGRRLLGQLLDLDCLCVWVTFLDELASLNAKTVSMVATVPPDHPERRTFRVVRRPADGRAYAEALARRYRLTYRDVRERFAP, encoded by the coding sequence ATGCAAGAGGCATCCATCCTGTTCCCCACACCGCGACCTGCCCCGCTTTGCGAGCGCCCCCCCGCGTGCCTGCGCGATCTGGGGTTGGACCGCGTCGTGGAATCCGTCGCGGCGGGCCGGGAGGAGTACGGTGTCGAGGCTGTCTTCTACACACCTCTGGCGGAACCCGACGCCGTCGCCTTCCGCCAGGAGGTCTTCCGCGACTTACAGCACCGCGGAGTGTCGGAGACGGTGCGTGCCTTTGCCTCTGCCATGCGCAGCGTGCGGGCCAACCTCGCTCGTGCGGATCAGGCGCACTACGCCATCGAGACAGACCGCTGGTTCCTCGACGCAGCACACCGCTACGCCCATGCGGTCGCCGGACTCCTAGACGGCCTGGCTGCCCTTCGCCTGCAGAGCCGCGGCCTCGCACGCTTCCGCGACCGTCTGGCCGCCTACGCCGCCTCTTTCGGCTTCCGAGACCTCGCGCAGACCTCGGCGCGCCTGCACGCGGAGCTGTCGGCTTTGCGCTTTGCGGTGCTCGTCCGGGGACTGCGGGTCAGCGTCCGGCCTTACCGGGGAGAGCCGGACTACACGGAGGTGGTGCGGTCGACGTTCGAGCGGTTCCGCCAAGTCGACAGCGGCTCTTACGCCTTCGAGTTCCGGGAGTCCCCGCAACTCGAAGGCGTCGAGGCGAGAATCCTCGAAGGCGTTTCGCGTCTGTCCCCGGATCTGTTCGCCCGGGTGGCGGAGTTCCGGCGGGCCTGCGAACCGTTCCCCCCACCTTTGGTGGCGACCTTCGACCGCGAGGCGCACTTCTACCTCGGCTACCTGGATTACCTGGCTCCGCTCGCGACCGCGGGCCTGCCCTTCTGCTTCCCGGCGCTGCCATCGGACGACGGCGCGGATGCCTTCGTGGAGGGTTGCTTCGACCTGGAGCTGGCTGCGCAGCTGGCAGCAAACGGTCGCCAGCCGGTTCTCAACGACTTCTCCTTCCGCCCGCCGGAGCGGGCACTGGTGGTGACCGGTCCGAACCAGGGAGGCAAGACGACGTTCGCGCGCGCAGTGGGTCAGGCTTTCTACCTCGCCTCCCTGGGCTGCCCCATACCCGGCCGCCACGCCCAGCTTCCGGTGCCGGACCGGGTCTTCACCCACTTCCCCCGGGGCGAGTCGGTCTACGACCTGCGAGGCGAACTCGAAGACGACCTGGTCCGCATCCGCGAGGTCCTGCTGGCGGCGACCTCGAGGAGTGTGGTGATCGTGAACGAGATCCTCTCTTCCACCGCGCTCCAGGACGCGCAGACCTTGGGCCGACGCCTGCTCGGGCAGCTGTTGGACCTCGACTGCCTGTGCGTGTGGGTGACCTTCCTGGACGAGTTGGCTTCTCTGAACGCGAAGACGGTGAGCATGGTGGCCACGGTGCCGCCCGATCATCCGGAAAGGCGGACGTTCCGCGTGGTCCGGCGACCAGCGGATGGCCGGGCGTACGCCGAAGCCCTGGCCCGCAGGTACCGGCTGACATACCGGGACGTGCGCGAGCGGTTCGCCCCATGA
- a CDS encoding DNA mismatch repair protein MutS: MTPRLLHLDRDFDWRWALRAAAARTGPRDARRYPPPADFDPNAALPPTAADLVRDLGLRRILEAMAADDPLVFEVGRRVLLEGTGGDLRTVLYRQAVLEDCLGNPDAVRELYEISVQAAEQVKGHYLGVLSRYPDWVLRESVAALEALLGSLRRLRAAADRHATRFRSEGWGHFFAAVRRDLDDSYLDDVRGHLQALKLPEGILWSAHSGPSGKPTDFLLHPPPKGPNNWLQGWLERWRAWFHRRGEDYTFELSPRDEAGARALEGLRARALAPAATAVGQAADHVRDFFSSLRVELAFYVGCLNLHDRLRGRGYPTCLPTVHPAGEPRLRAVALYDPALVLSAQGAVVPSDLDADGKRLVFVTGPNSGGKTTFLRSVGTAWLMAHAGMFVPAHSCSVSLCEGLFTHFKREEDARMETGKFAEELQRMRSLVDLATPRSVFLCNESFSSTNEREGSEIASQVLAALLEAGVRVFFVTHFFELAHRFRDRQDGDVLYLRAERDALGRRTYRVVQAEPLPTSHAQDVYEGVFEPSTVTAAGGRSG, from the coding sequence ATGACGCCCCGCCTACTGCACCTCGATCGGGACTTCGACTGGCGTTGGGCCCTGCGGGCAGCCGCCGCCCGCACCGGTCCGCGCGACGCGCGCCGCTACCCACCTCCAGCGGACTTCGATCCCAACGCCGCACTCCCCCCGACGGCAGCCGACCTGGTGCGCGACCTTGGGCTCAGGCGGATCCTGGAGGCCATGGCCGCAGACGACCCCTTGGTGTTCGAGGTCGGCCGGAGGGTGCTGTTGGAGGGTACGGGCGGGGATCTCCGAACCGTGTTGTACCGCCAGGCCGTCCTTGAGGACTGTCTGGGCAACCCGGACGCCGTGCGCGAACTGTACGAGATCAGCGTGCAAGCTGCCGAGCAGGTGAAAGGCCACTACCTAGGGGTGCTCTCACGCTACCCCGACTGGGTCCTGCGGGAGTCGGTCGCCGCGCTGGAGGCGCTGCTGGGTTCACTCCGACGCCTGAGGGCGGCCGCGGACAGGCACGCCACCAGGTTCCGGAGCGAGGGCTGGGGGCATTTCTTCGCGGCTGTACGCCGCGACCTCGACGACTCCTACCTGGACGACGTGCGAGGTCACCTGCAGGCCCTCAAACTGCCCGAGGGCATCCTGTGGAGCGCGCACTCCGGGCCCTCCGGCAAGCCCACCGACTTCCTGCTGCACCCTCCCCCCAAGGGTCCGAACAACTGGCTCCAAGGCTGGCTGGAGCGGTGGAGGGCGTGGTTCCACCGCCGGGGGGAGGACTATACCTTCGAGCTTTCTCCCCGGGACGAAGCCGGAGCGAGGGCCCTTGAGGGGTTGCGCGCTCGTGCCCTCGCACCCGCGGCCACCGCCGTTGGGCAGGCCGCCGATCACGTCCGGGACTTCTTCTCATCCCTGCGCGTAGAACTCGCCTTCTACGTGGGCTGCCTGAACCTGCACGATCGCCTCCGCGGACGCGGCTACCCCACCTGCCTGCCGACCGTCCACCCCGCGGGAGAGCCCCGCCTGCGCGCCGTCGCCCTGTACGACCCCGCCCTCGTGCTCTCTGCACAGGGGGCGGTGGTCCCCAGCGATTTGGACGCAGACGGCAAACGGTTGGTGTTCGTGACCGGGCCCAACTCGGGGGGCAAGACGACCTTCCTGCGCAGTGTGGGCACCGCCTGGCTGATGGCCCACGCCGGGATGTTCGTGCCCGCCCACTCCTGCTCCGTCAGCCTGTGCGAGGGGCTGTTCACCCACTTCAAGCGTGAGGAGGACGCGCGCATGGAGACCGGCAAGTTCGCCGAAGAGCTACAGCGCATGCGCTCCCTCGTGGACCTCGCCACGCCGCGCTCGGTCTTCCTGTGCAACGAGTCCTTCTCCTCGACGAACGAGCGCGAGGGTTCGGAGATCGCCTCTCAGGTCCTAGCCGCCCTCCTGGAAGCCGGGGTGCGCGTGTTCTTCGTCACCCACTTCTTCGAGCTCGCGCACCGCTTCCGTGACCGGCAGGACGGCGATGTGCTGTACCTGCGGGCAGAGCGCGACGCCCTGGGCCGACGGACGTACCGGGTGGTGCAGGCCGAGCCGCTGCCCACCAGCCACGCCCAGGACGTGTACGAGGGAGTCTTCGAGCCATCCACGGTGACGGCAGCGGGCGGACGGTCCGGCTGA
- a CDS encoding prepilin-type N-terminal cleavage/methylation domain-containing protein: protein MRGRPGERGFTLIELIMVIVILAILLALALPGYLSTRKKAYLAEAQQTLQEMRQAAWQHYVEKLTFSGVAVSVEPTDNWSFGYSECGDDQCTMIASGQPGSPVADATVIVTLYYTGAASVVSSGF, encoded by the coding sequence GTGAGGGGGAGACCCGGCGAACGCGGATTCACTCTGATCGAACTGATCATGGTGATTGTTATCCTGGCGATCCTGCTCGCCCTGGCCCTACCCGGATACCTTAGCACCCGCAAGAAGGCCTATCTGGCCGAGGCCCAGCAGACGCTCCAGGAGATGCGGCAGGCTGCCTGGCAGCACTACGTCGAGAAACTTACCTTCAGCGGAGTGGCGGTCAGCGTCGAGCCAACCGACAACTGGTCGTTTGGATACTCCGAGTGTGGAGACGACCAGTGCACGATGATCGCGTCCGGGCAACCTGGTAGTCCCGTGGCGGACGCCACCGTCATCGTGACGCTCTACTATACAGGCGCGGCCAGCGTGGTCTCTTCCGGCTTCTGA